A genomic segment from Melanotaenia boesemani isolate fMelBoe1 chromosome 9, fMelBoe1.pri, whole genome shotgun sequence encodes:
- the bicra gene encoding BRD4-interacting chromatin-remodeling complex-associated protein isoform X2, whose protein sequence is MDDEDGRCLLDVICDPEALNDFLHGSETHLDTDDLLDGSSDPSTSFFSTTGGHVPEVQPVVQLSSSDSGGLPRVSVDLDFLEDDILGESPSGEGGSNGIGTNHEPCDILQQSLAEANITEQSLQEADAELDLGSFGIPGLTQVVQTLPDASLSGVGGATVGVGISVGGAATIFPGSAPNTTAAPPNATADMLGSVLAQQGLQLQPQVMNKAISVQPFMQPVGLGNVTLQPISSLQALSNGSQSGHLGIGQIQVVGQPTVMTINQSGQPIVAKAMGGYQLHQSGPEVSGAASQAGLGGSGGGLLIQGNKATLGSPALNGPAVCVSSTNSSSTGTMTASAGLVGFGNTPLSSGVGPQTQTQGQIMQNVIIQRTPTPIQPKPPQGGTIQPKLFKQQQQQPPQPAPQALQNDAHKALGLQQLPVSAAQNVAFLTGKPGSNVVLSTQATTQGPQFQQTLFKQQAAQPSGKPLSVHLLNQPSSIVIPSQTVLQGQNHQFLLPHLQAGGQILAQHSGSHIITSQGPGGQLIANQILTANQNINLGQVLSSQGHPGAAHILSGPIQLQPGQMGTPTLFQMPVASLAQTQSQTQTHTVSGHAQTVIQGMPIQNSLTMLSQVEGLSPAVSLQPALQPQPGGVPSSTGAATMAQGQPGETIAVLGSSTEQASHPTQHLVQQPSILTMQPASSVSTTSTVPSSSPSMSISTSSSVTAVGLVPPQAQQSPGRLLFTNQGSSMILSQEPLQMFIQQEQHHQTENESTPSVGVPASVIVSSNNITTVAPAVHDSQLTDSWVGQSHSPSPGPSHMTAVVKVPSSGPQQPLKIQGMSPSPALTTHATTPPVAESPQPSQSPLTLSQQIQSPHHQQQSRPPSQPQSQSQTPARSCTPSSHPPLFIVHNQITESPKPAPQGQPQQTPPQQAHIQVQLQPLPRPASQPAPYQQEMPPLSQSPKPPLAPPAQHQFSAPPVSACATAVVKTQVPIQGLTAGQQHQLQVVGAQIQTLSSISQPSPQQKQLLEKLHQVQQNIMFQAKTHPQATGQFSAQQDVPVENVVMTSSASTDTPNQLPSMLQPTSVLVKTSAPASSDLQVFSGPPGPAGAMVNQPVTPASLTQPSQVQPKPGVISSVGGMSVGKGGIKIQVLGATLTQMSAPQPPAPVQPQTTTMKMPFSAEPSKEARMLEQLRKHQGSVLHPNYSAPFHSFEDTLHRLLPYHLYQGTANSSQDYQRVDDEFERVSCQLLKRTQAMVDKYRYLLFAESKRLGPSAEMVMIDRMFIQEEKIALSQDRVLAKERPEEFVASVRKLESVVSSQSDPSPAEIPSVSGGASAAVPAPVPAAPVPAPVPHIAPNSPPAPAPAPAPVPAPVPTPAPVSAPAPAPPSLSPFPPTKLVIKQGGSGASVSWSTSCPPAAAVKPVAEPISQSSTFSRAPASSSSFPSPSLNTQAADDDDALPQRTSKPPIKTYEARRRIGLKLKIKQDQTGFSKVVHNTALDPVHTPQPQLSSRSTSQAQPQSEAAVLHLKSHPSSTLPSTVVTTQSPVCTASSGFSVAVATTQCNPPLRGNVPHSAAPSSSTSSSHTWSSSTSSSSTQMNGTLDHHSLGGVKHNPASTATPSQTTCRLPLRKTYRENVSPRVRPGVPGGGDESLSYPRTTPSPPRHEASTPPSERTVIASVKVEKRDREALHTHTELSHETGHLGSTMQGLDRINEVFNRGIKTTQHHHLPLLLDREGAKERGEEHTDQETDVSKYKRLSGKNRHRTGGTFRMDQHAPGPPSPESSFTRDSLLPAKRCKSDSPDMDNASFSSGSPPDDSLNEHLQCAIDSILNLQQEPPARGHHIKGGNSRPHQHQSQRPGDLAATSHRPSVPAPSSASSSSSLAQHPQVGGRGHNGSLVPQTQSR, encoded by the exons ATGGATGATGAAGACGGCAGGTGCCTTCTAGATGTAATTTG TGACCCAGAAGCTCTCAATGACTTTCTTCATGGATCTGAGACCCAT TTGGACACTGACGACCTTTTGGATGGTTCGAGTGACCCCTCCACCTCGTTCTTCTCTACCACTGGG GGCCATGTTCCAGAGGTCCAGCCGGTGGTCCAGCTGTCCTCCAGTGACTCAGGAGGCTTGCCCAGAGTCAGTGTTGACCTGGACTTCCTTGAGGATGACATCTTGGGTGAATCACCAAGTGGAGAAGGTGGGAGCAATGGCATTGGGACAAATCACGAGCCATGTGACATCCTACAGCAGAGCTTGGCTGAGGCCAACATCACAGAGCAAAGCTTGCAGGAGGCAGATGCCGAGCTGGACCTGGGCTCCTTTGGGATTCCAGGCCTTACACAGGTGGTTCAGACACTTCCTGATGCCAGCCTCTCTGGGGTTGGAGGCGCTACTGTTGGTGTAGGCATCAGTGTTGGGGGAGCAGCAACAATTTTCCCTGGGTCAGCTCCAAACACCACGGCTGCTCCTCCTAATGCCACAGCTGACATGCTGGGCTCGGTACTGGCTCAGCAGGGCCTTCAGCTCCAACCCCAAGTCATGAACAAGGCCATAAGTGTTCAGCCATTTATGCAGCCAGTGGGCCTGGGAAACGTGACGCTTCAACCCATTTCAAGTCTCCAAGCTCTTTCTAATGGGAGCCAGTCTGGGCATTTGGGTATTGGACAGATTCAGGTTGTGGGTCAGCCTACAGTCATGACTATCAATCAGTCTGGGCAGCCAATAGTGGCTAAAGCTATGGGTGGATACCAGCTGCACCAGTCTGGGCCAGAGGTATCAGGTGCTGCTTCTCAGGCAGGGCTTGGAGGCTCAGGAGGTGGACTTCTGATCCAGGGTAACAAAGCCACTTTGGGATCTCCAGCTTTAAATGGACCAGCTGTTTGTGTCAGCAGCACAAATAGCAGCAGTACTGGTACAATGACTGCTTCAGCTGGGCTTGTTGGCTTTGGAAACACCCCTCTAAGTTCAGGAGTGGGACCCCAGACACAAACTCAAGGCCAAATCATGCAGAACGTGATCATTCAACGCACACCAACACCTATTCAGCCTAAACCCCCCCAGGGGGGAACAATTCAACCCAAACTCTTcaaacagcaacagcagcagccacCACAGCCAGCACCCCAGGCCTTGCAAAACGATGCCCATAAGGCTCTTGGGCTGCAGCAACTTCCAGTTTCTGCTGCTCAGAATGTAGCCTTCCTAACAGGAAAGCCTGGCTCTAATGTTGTCCTGAGTACTCAAGCCACAACACAAGGCCCTCAGTTTCAACAAACCTTATTCAAGCAACAAGCAGCGCAACCATCAGGCAAACCCCTGAGTGTACACTTATTAAACCAACCAAGCAGCATCGTTATTCCCTCTCAGACTGTTCTTCAAGGTCAGAACCACCAGTTCCTCCTGCCTCATTTGCAGGCAGGTGGGCAGATCCTGGCCCAGCACTCTGGCAGCCACATCATAACTAGTCAGGGTCCTGGTGGTCAGTTAATTGCAAACCAGATTTTAACTGCAAATCAGAACATCAACTTGGGTCAGGTGTTGAGTTCACAGGGTCACCCTGGGGCTGCCCACATCCTCTCTGGACCCATTCAGCTGCAGCCTGGTCAGATGGGCACACCTACCCTCTTTCAGATGCCCGTTGCCTCTTTGGCTCAGACTCAAAGTCAGACACAGACCCACACTGTCTCAGGTCATGCCCAGACAGTTATACAAGGCATGCCAATCCAGAACTCCCTGACCATGCTGAGTCAGGTGGAAGGACTGAGCCCTGCTGTCAGCCTTCAGCCCGCCCTGCAGCCCCAGCCCGGTGGTGTCCCCAGCAGTACGGGAGCAGCTACCATGGCTCAAGGCCAGCCTGGAGAAACTATTGCTGTGCTGGGAAGTTCCACAGAACAGGCCTCTCATCCTACTCAACATCTTGTACAACAACCCTCGATCCTTACCATGCAGCCAGCTTCCTCTGTGTCCACAACTTCCACAGTACCCTCCTCTTCTCCGTCCATGTCTATTTCCACTTCTTCCTCTGTCACAGCGGTGGGGCTGGTCCCCCCTCAGGCTCAACAAAGTCCAGGGAGGTTATTGTTCACCAACCAGGGCTCAAGCATGATCCTGAGCCAGGAGCCACTGCAGATGTTTATACAACAG GAGCAGCACCACCAAACAGAGAATGAGTCAACCCCCTCTGTGGGCGTACCAGCGTCTGTAATCGTCAGCAGCAACAACATCACCACTGTGGCCCCCGCTGTCCATGACAGCCAATTAACTGACTCTTGGGTGGGTCAGAGCCACAGCCCTTCCCCTGGCCCCTCCCACATGACAGCAGTGGTAAAG GTACCCTCAAGTGGACCTCAGCAGCCTCTGAAGATCCAGGGCATGTCCCCCTCACCGGCCTTGACCACTCATGCCACAACGCCCCCGGTGGCAGAAAGTCCCCAGCCTTCCCAGTCCCCTCTCACTCTGAGCCAGCAGATCCAGTCACCGCATCATCAACAGCAGTCACGTCCTCCCTCTCAGCCTCAATCCCAGTCTCAAACTCCCGCTCGCTCATGCACGCCCTCATCTCACCCTCCACTATTCATTGTGCACAACCAAATCACAGAATCCCCTAAACCTGCTCCACAAGGCCAGCCTCAGCAAACACCACCCCAACAGGCACACATTCAAGTTCAGCTTCAACCTTTGCCTCGGCCTGCCTCACAGCCTGCACCCTATCAACAAGAAATGCCTCCATTGTCGCAGTCACCCAAGCCACCTCTTGCACCACCAGCACAGCACCAATTTTCTGCACCTCCTGTTAGTGCTTgtgctactgctgtagtaaAAACCCAAGTTCCCATCCAGGGCCTGACAGCTGGACAGCAACACCAGCTGCAGGTGGTCGGAGCACAAATTCAGACTTTGTCATCCATCAGTCAGCCGTCACCccagcagaaacagctgctggagAAGCTGCACCAG GTTCAGCAGAACATCATGTTCCAGGCCAAAACTCATCCTCAAGCCACTGGTCAGTTTAGTGCTCAGCAAGACGTGCCTGTTGAAAACGTGGTGATGACATCATCAGCCAGCACTGATACGCCGAATCAGCTTCCCTCAATGCTACAGCCGACATCAGTGCTTGTCAAAACTTCTGCCCCAG CATCAAGTGACTTACAGGTATTCTCAGGACCCCCAGGGCCAGCTGGAGCAATGGTAAATCAACCTGTCACTCCTGCCAGCCTTACCCAGCCTTCACAG GTTCAGCCAAAGCCCGGAGTGATCAGCTCAGTTGGAGGAATGAGTGTGGGAAAAGGTGGGATAAAGATCCAAGTGTTGGGAGCTACTCTGACTCAGATGTCTGCCCCACAACCCCCAGCTCCAGTACAACCTCAG acaacaacaatgaaaatgCCTTTCAGTGCAGAGCCCAGTAAAGAAGCCAG gatgcttgaacagctaaggAAACATCAGGGCTCAGTGCTTCACCCCAACTACAGTGCTCCTTTCCACTCTTTCGAGGACACGCTGCACAGACTGCTGCCTTACCATCTCTACCAGGGAACTGCCAACTCCTCTCAAGATTATCAGAGAG TGGATGATGAATTTGAGAGGGTCTCCTGTCAGCTGCTAAAAAGAACCCAGGCCATGGTGGATAAATATCGTTACCTGCTCTTTGCAGAGTCGAAA AGACTGGGCCCCTCGGCAGAGATGGTGATGATTGACAGGATGTTCATTCAAGAGGAGAAGATTGCTTTGAGTCAGGACAGGGTTTTGGCCAAGGAAAGACCAG agGAGTTTGTGGCAAGTGTGCGAAAGTTGGAGAGTGTAGTTTCATCCCAATCAGACCCATCGCCAGCTGAGATTCCGTCAGTGAGTGGAGGCGCATCTGCTGCTGTCCCTGCTCCAGTACCTGCAGCTCCTGTCCCAGCTCCTGTTCCCCACATTGCCCCTAACTCTCCTCCTGCGCCTGCACCAGCTCCCGCTCCAGTTCCCGCTCCAGTTCCAACTCCTGCTCCAGTCTCTGCTCCAGCTCCTGCCCCTCCTTCCCTTTCCCCTTTCCCCCCTACCAAGCTGGTCATAAAGCAGGGTGGAAGCGGTGCATCTGTGTCCTGGTCCACCAGCTgccctccagctgcagcagtcaAGCCGGTGGCCGAGCCCATCAGCCAGAGCTCCACCTTCAGTCGTGCCCCAGCATCATCATCCAGTTTTCCCTCCCCGTCATTAAACACCCAAGCAGCCGATGATGACGATGCTCTCCCGCAGCGAACCAGCAAACCACCTATAAAGACCTACGAGGCTCGCAGAAGAATTGGGTTAAAGCTAAAGATCAAGCAGGATCAGACGGGTTTCAGTAAGGTGGTCCACAACACTGCCTTGGACCCGGTGCACACACCTCAACCTCAGCTGAGCAGTCGGTCCACGTCTCAGGCTCAGCCTCAGTCCGAAGCTGCTGTTCTACACTTAAAGTCCCACCCTTCATCGACTCTTCCCTCTACGGTCGTCACAACTCAGTCTCCTGTATGCACTGCTTCGTCTGGCTTTTCAGTTGCCGTAGCAACAACTCAGTGTAACCCACCACTGAGAGGTAATGTCCCCCATAGCGCAGCCCCGTCgtcctccacctcttcttcccACACATGGTCGTCATCCACATCGTCATCTTCCACTCAGATGAATGGGACGTTGGACCACCACAGTTTGGGTGGGGTCAAACACAACCCTGCTTCCACTGCCACTCCCTCGCAGACAACCTGCCGCCTGCCCCTTCGAAAAACCTACAGAGAAAACGTCAGTCCCCGGGTTAGACCTGGCGTGCCAGGTGGAGGAGATGAAAGTTTGTCCTATCCCAGAACCACTCCATCACCCCCAAGGCATGAGGCCTCAACCCCTCCCTCAGAGCGGACAGTGATAGCCAGTGTGAAGGTAGAGAAAAGAGACAGGGAGGccttacacactcacacagagctGAGCCATGAAACCGGCCATTTAGGGAGTACAATGCAAGGACTGGACAGAATAAATGAGGTGTTTAACCGTGGCATCAAAACCACGCAGCACCATCACCTCCCCCTGCTTCTAGACCGAGAAGGGGCAAAGGAAAGAGGGGAAGAGCACACAGACCAAGAGACAGATGTTAGTAAATACAAAAGGTTGAGTGGTAAAAATAGACATAGAACAGGAGGGACATTCAGAATGGACCAGCATGCCCCTGGGCCTCCCTCTCCAGAGTCCTCATTTACAAGAGACTCTTTGCTTCCTGCCAAACGCTGCAAGTCTGACTCTCCTGATATGGATAATGCCAGCTTCTCCAGCGGCAGCCCTCCGGATGACTCTCTGAACGAGCACTTGCAGTGCGCCATAGACAGCAtcctaaacctgcagcaggagcCCCCTGCCCGCGGGCATCATATAAAAGGGGGCAACAGCAGACCCCACCAACACCAAAGTCAGCGCCCAGGAGATTTGGCAGCCACTTCCCATAGACCTTCAGTCCCAGCTCCTTCCTCTGCTTCATCGTCATCATCCTTGGCCCAGCACCCTCAGGTTGGTGGCCGGGGCCACAATGGCAGCCTGGTGCCCCAGACTCAAAGCAGATAA